The following proteins come from a genomic window of Ochotona princeps isolate mOchPri1 chromosome 14, mOchPri1.hap1, whole genome shotgun sequence:
- the IER5L gene encoding immediate early response gene 5-like protein: MECALDAQNLISISLRKIHSSRTQRGGIKLHKNLLVSYVLRNARQLYLSERYAELYRRQQQQQPPHHHQQPQHLAYAAAPGMPISAADFGPLQLGGDTEAREPAARHQLPQLHQLHLQQQLHQHQHPAPRGCAAAAAGAPAGGAGALSELPGGAAALQPPHGAPHRGQPLEPLSPATAPLSLPAPAPSALCPRDPRASAACSAPSAPPGAAPPAAVAVAASPAPAAAPAPAASSPGFYRGAYPSPSDFSGHCSSQTTVLDLDTHVVTTVENGYLHQDCCASAHCPCCGQGAPGPGLASASGCKRKYYPGQEEEDDDDDDDAGELGAEPPGGPPFAPCKRARFEDFCPDSTPDASNISNLISIFGSGFSGLVSRQPDSSSEQQPPPLNGQLCAKQALANLGAWTRAIVAF, from the coding sequence ATGGAGTGCGCCCTGGACGCCCAGAACCTCATCAGCATTTCCCTGCGCAAGATCCACAGCTCCCGGACCCAGCGCGGCGGCATCAAGCTGCACAAGAACCTCCTGGTGTCCTACGTGCTCCGCAACGCGCGCCAGCTCTACCTGAGCGAGCGCTACGCCGAGCTCTACcggcgccagcagcagcagcagccgccccaccaccaccagcagccccagcacctcGCGTACGCGGCAGCGCCCGGCATGCCCATCAGCGCGGCCGACTTCGGCCCGCTCCAACTTGGCGGGGACACGGAGGCGCGCGAGCCGGCAGCCCGGCACCAGCTGCCCCAGCTCCACCAGCTGCacctccagcagcagctgcaccagcaccagcacccggCGCCCAGGGGctgcgcggcggcggcggccggggcGCCGGCGGGCGGCGCGGGGGCGCTCTCGGAGCTGCCCGGGGGCGCCGCCGCGCTCCAGCCGCCGCACGGCGCGCCCCACCGCGGGCAGCCTTTGGAGCCGCTGTCGCCGGCGACTGCGCCGCTGTCGCTCCCGGCGCCCGCGCCCTCCGCGCTCTGTCCGCGGGACCCTCGCGCCTCGGCCGCCTGCTCCGCGCCCTCCGCGCCCCCAGGGGCTGCCCCTCCGGCTGCCGTCGCCGTCGCTGCTTCCCCGGCCCCCGCTGCGGCCCCGGCCCCCGCCGCCTCCTCGCCTGGCTTCTACCGGGGCGCGTACCCGTCCCCCTCGGACTTCAGCGGGCACTGCAGCAGCCAGACCACCGTTCTAGACCTGGACACTCACGTGGTGACGACGGTGGAGAACGGCTACTTACACCAGGACTGTTGCGCCTCCGCCCACTGCCCCTGCTGCGGCCAGGGCGCTCCGGGACCGGGCCTGGCGTCCGCCTCCGGCTGCAAGCGCAAGTACTACCCGGGCCAAGAGGAGgaggacgacgacgacgacgacgacgcgGGCGAGCTGGGGGCCGAGCCCCCCGGGGGCCCCCCGTTCGCCCCCTGCAAGCGCGCCCGCTTCGAGGACTTCTGCCCGGACTCGACCCCGGACGCGTCCAACATCTCAAACTTGATCTCCATCTTTGGCTCGGGCTTCTCCGGGCTGGTGAGCCGACAGCCGGACTCGTCCTCCGAGCAGCAGCCGCCGCCGCTCAACGGGCAGCTGTGCGCCAAGCAGGCGCTCGCCAACCTCGGCGCCTGGACTCGAGCCATTGTCGCCTTCTAG